The Chitinophagaceae bacterium genome includes a window with the following:
- a CDS encoding WbqC family protein encodes MKKTILSSLPFLPNLEFFSLLLGSNAVTFDIHEHYIKGTYRNRCEILSAHKVLFLTVPVKHEKMKSSFKDIRIDYQQRWENRMCNAIRSAYGKSAFFDFYADIFFKTLHSRYEKLWELNHRLFLTCNKMLNATIEYEFSQNYITPNTGDHWIDIRELKKRDNKHFMSMDKRFCNYYQMFGNTFIPNLSIIDFLFCKGKFF; translated from the coding sequence ATGAAAAAGACTATCCTCAGCTCTCTTCCGTTTCTTCCCAATTTAGAATTTTTTTCTCTGTTATTGGGAAGTAATGCCGTGACTTTTGATATACACGAGCATTATATAAAAGGAACATACCGAAATAGATGTGAAATACTCTCCGCTCACAAAGTTCTGTTTTTAACCGTTCCTGTGAAACACGAGAAAATGAAATCTTCTTTCAAAGATATAAGAATTGACTACCAACAAAGATGGGAAAATAGAATGTGTAATGCTATCCGATCTGCATACGGGAAGTCGGCTTTCTTTGACTTTTATGCAGATATTTTTTTTAAGACGCTCCACTCTCGTTATGAAAAACTATGGGAACTCAATCACAGGCTCTTTCTTACTTGCAACAAAATGTTGAACGCAACAATAGAGTATGAGTTTTCTCAAAACTATATTACTCCAAATACAGGTGATCATTGGATAGATATACGGGAATTAAAAAAAAGGGATAACAAACATTTTATGTCTATGGATAAAAGATTTTGTAATTATTACCAAATGTTTGGCAATACTTTCATTCCTAATCTCTCTATTATAGATTTTTTATTTTGTAAAGGAAAGTTTTTTTAA
- the mgtE gene encoding magnesium transporter, giving the protein MSFPINEEFLEDLKQSLAEKNDDAVRNKIKGMRAIDISQLLYLFNTEYSKYIIDLVDIKTQSKIINNIDEYTRRDFLKEFSAERIALFLEYIDSDDCVDILIEQEQIFMNEIISFIHNEEKANNIRELLHYPSDSAGGIMAKELIKVHYDWTVGQCVEEIKKQAQWVRKFYSVYVVDSYGKLLGRVSPKRILISDHAHKIENIYNKHVHYVEAKHDQKHVADIMQKYNLEVIPVINAHKKLIGMITIDDIVDVITEIAETQRNLMAGYSESVSEQHSVWKLTKARLPWLFIGTAGGLLGAKFISLFEQELMLIPAIAFFIPLITATGGNVGIQSSSIVVQNITKAMIFREKITLKLRKTMLISFLNGLVISSVVFASIYTLYSDLFLALTVGISLFVVIILSSVMGTITPILLNKIKLNPALASGPFITTINDLLGLTVYFIVALFLHNYFAF; this is encoded by the coding sequence ATGTCTTTCCCAATAAACGAGGAATTTTTAGAGGATCTAAAGCAATCCTTAGCAGAAAAAAATGATGATGCCGTGAGGAATAAAATAAAAGGGATGAGAGCTATTGATATATCGCAGCTTTTGTATCTTTTTAATACCGAGTATTCTAAGTATATCATAGATTTGGTAGATATAAAAACGCAATCTAAGATAATAAATAACATAGATGAGTATACTCGGAGGGATTTTTTGAAAGAATTTTCTGCGGAACGGATAGCACTCTTTTTGGAGTATATAGATTCTGATGATTGTGTGGATATACTGATTGAGCAAGAGCAAATTTTTATGAATGAAATAATTAGTTTCATACATAATGAGGAAAAGGCAAATAATATCAGGGAATTACTGCATTATCCTTCTGATAGTGCGGGTGGAATTATGGCAAAAGAACTTATAAAAGTACATTATGATTGGACAGTCGGACAGTGTGTAGAGGAAATAAAAAAACAAGCACAGTGGGTGCGGAAGTTTTATTCTGTTTATGTAGTGGATTCATATGGTAAACTCTTAGGAAGGGTTTCGCCGAAGCGAATTTTGATTTCTGACCACGCACATAAAATAGAAAATATTTATAATAAGCATGTTCATTATGTGGAAGCGAAGCATGACCAAAAACATGTAGCTGACATTATGCAAAAGTATAATTTAGAGGTGATACCTGTAATAAATGCTCATAAAAAACTGATTGGTATGATTACAATAGACGATATTGTAGATGTGATAACAGAAATAGCAGAGACGCAAAGGAATCTTATGGCAGGATACTCGGAGAGTGTTTCAGAGCAACATTCTGTTTGGAAACTGACAAAAGCGAGGTTACCATGGCTTTTTATAGGAACCGCGGGTGGGTTATTGGGGGCAAAATTTATAAGTTTGTTTGAGCAAGAGTTAATGCTCATCCCCGCTATTGCTTTTTTTATACCTCTGATAACAGCCACTGGAGGCAATGTAGGTATACAATCTTCTTCCATAGTAGTGCAGAATATCACCAAAGCAATGATATTTAGAGAAAAAATAACCTTAAAACTTCGTAAGACAATGCTTATTTCTTTTTTGAATGGACTTGTTATAAGTAGTGTTGTGTTTGCCTCTATTTATACACTATATTCTGATCTTTTTTTAGCACTGACTGTTGGGATTTCTCTTTTCGTGGTGATAATCCTTTCTTCTGTTATGGGAACTATTACACCTATATTACTAAATAAAATAAAACTGAATCCTGCATTGGCATCGGGTCCTTTTATTACTACGATAAATGATTTATTAGGATTAACGGTATATTTTATTGTGGCTCTTTTTTTGCATAATTATTTTGCTTTTTAG
- the ilvD gene encoding dihydroxy-acid dehydratase, which translates to MLNKYSKILTQNETQPASQAMLHAIGLSEEDLKKAQVGIVSTGYDGNPCNMHLNDLAKEIKQGINAQELIGLIFHTIGVSDGISMGTDGMRYSLPSRDLIADSIETVVNAQYYDAVITVVGCDKNMPGAMMALARINRPSILVYGGTISPGCYKGKDLNVVSAFEAWGQKVAGTITEEDYKGIIKNACPGPGACGGMYTANTMSSAIEALGMSLPFSASNPAISNAKNEECLSIGKAIKNLLQKDIKPLDIMTPKSFENAITLVMALGGSTNAVLHLIAMARAAKIPLTLHDFQNISDKTPFIADLKPSGKYLMEDLHKVGGIPAVMKFLLKEKFLHGECLTVTGKTISENMDTVKDLAPHQTIIKPIQNPFKKTGHIQILYGNLAEKGAVAKITGKEGETFEGTAHVFESEQETNDAIVQGKIKNGEVIVIRYTGPKGAPGMPEMLKPTSAIMGAGLGDKVALITDGRFSGGTHGFVVGHITPEAAEGGNIALIKNGDSISIDIHNRTLDLKISQAELEKRRKEWKKPPPSAKNGYLAKYIQLVKSASEGCVTDEIIL; encoded by the coding sequence ATGCTTAATAAATACAGCAAAATATTAACTCAAAATGAAACCCAGCCCGCATCACAAGCCATGCTCCACGCAATAGGGTTAAGCGAAGAAGATTTAAAAAAAGCACAAGTAGGAATAGTAAGCACGGGATACGATGGAAATCCCTGTAATATGCACCTCAACGACCTCGCAAAAGAAATAAAACAGGGAATTAACGCCCAAGAACTTATCGGCTTGATATTTCATACCATAGGTGTAAGCGATGGAATCTCTATGGGAACAGACGGTATGAGATATTCCTTACCATCAAGAGACCTCATAGCAGATTCTATAGAGACAGTAGTCAATGCCCAATATTACGATGCGGTAATAACCGTGGTAGGATGCGATAAAAATATGCCCGGTGCTATGATGGCATTAGCAAGAATCAATCGCCCCAGTATATTAGTATACGGAGGAACAATATCCCCTGGATGCTATAAAGGAAAGGACTTAAATGTAGTATCTGCTTTTGAAGCATGGGGACAAAAAGTAGCAGGCACCATAACAGAAGAAGATTATAAAGGAATTATAAAAAATGCCTGCCCCGGACCCGGGGCCTGCGGGGGAATGTACACAGCAAATACTATGTCTTCTGCCATAGAAGCATTGGGAATGTCTTTACCATTTAGTGCATCAAATCCTGCTATCAGCAATGCTAAAAATGAAGAATGCCTTTCCATCGGAAAAGCAATAAAAAATTTACTACAAAAAGATATAAAGCCATTAGACATAATGACTCCAAAATCTTTTGAGAACGCTATTACCCTTGTAATGGCTTTGGGGGGGTCTACCAATGCTGTTCTGCATCTCATCGCTATGGCACGTGCCGCAAAAATACCTCTCACATTACATGACTTTCAAAATATAAGCGATAAAACCCCTTTTATAGCCGATTTAAAACCAAGCGGAAAATATCTCATGGAAGACCTCCACAAAGTAGGAGGAATACCCGCAGTAATGAAATTTTTACTCAAAGAAAAATTCCTACACGGAGAGTGTCTCACCGTTACAGGAAAAACAATTTCTGAAAATATGGATACTGTCAAAGACCTCGCTCCCCATCAAACTATCATAAAACCCATTCAGAACCCTTTTAAAAAAACGGGACATATTCAAATCCTCTATGGAAACCTCGCAGAAAAAGGTGCTGTTGCTAAAATTACAGGAAAGGAAGGGGAAACATTCGAAGGAACAGCCCATGTTTTTGAGAGTGAACAAGAGACAAATGATGCAATAGTGCAAGGAAAAATCAAAAATGGAGAGGTAATCGTTATAAGATATACGGGACCAAAAGGAGCTCCTGGTATGCCCGAGATGCTCAAACCAACATCTGCTATCATGGGAGCAGGATTAGGGGATAAAGTAGCACTCATAACCGATGGAAGATTCTCGGGAGGAACACACGGATTTGTAGTAGGACACATAACTCCCGAAGCCGCAGAAGGTGGGAATATAGCCCTTATAAAAAACGGCGATAGTATCAGCATAGATATTCATAACAGAACCTTAGATCTAAAAATATCCCAAGCAGAACTGGAAAAAAGAAGAAAGGAATGGAAAAAACCACCTCCATCTGCCAAAAACGGGTACCTCGCAAAGTATATACAATTAGTAAAATCAGCATCTGAAGGGTGCGTAACCGATGAAATAATTTTGTAA
- the dnaX gene encoding DNA polymerase III subunit gamma/tau: MDNFIVSARKYRPKGFEEVVGQEHITTTLTNAIKTKHIGQAMLFCGPRGVGKTTCARIFARMINEFDTQESIYEAAHLNIYELDAASNNSVDDIRNLTEQVRYPPQKGKYKVYIIDEVHMLSNQAFNAFLKTLEEPPSYAIFILATTEKHKVIPTILSRCQIYDFKRIEIRDIVKQLQTVAEKENIKTEEEALHLIASKADGALRDALSLFDLIATFSLDNSITYKNTVKNLHIIDYEYYFKITDFYNNQNITDILLLYDEVLQYGFEGQNFILGLMQHFRNLFICKHPETISLLNTSETVKLQYKTQAQATTSAFLFSAMDILSQADIYYKTSKNQRLHVELALIKIYKILTEPNEKETSNEEEGLKKKRV; encoded by the coding sequence ATGGATAATTTTATAGTTTCCGCAAGGAAGTATCGACCCAAAGGATTTGAAGAAGTAGTAGGTCAAGAACATATCACTACGACTCTTACAAATGCTATTAAAACGAAGCACATTGGTCAAGCGATGCTTTTTTGTGGTCCTCGTGGAGTTGGAAAGACCACCTGCGCAAGAATATTTGCACGGATGATAAATGAATTTGACACACAAGAAAGTATATACGAAGCCGCACACTTAAATATTTACGAATTAGATGCCGCTTCTAACAATTCTGTAGATGACATCCGTAACCTAACAGAACAAGTCCGTTACCCTCCCCAAAAGGGAAAATATAAAGTATATATAATAGATGAAGTTCACATGCTCAGCAATCAAGCATTTAATGCTTTTCTCAAAACATTAGAAGAACCCCCCTCGTATGCTATTTTCATCCTTGCCACTACCGAAAAACACAAAGTGATACCTACTATTCTTTCCAGATGTCAAATATATGACTTCAAAAGAATTGAGATACGAGATATAGTAAAACAATTGCAAACCGTAGCAGAAAAAGAAAATATAAAAACAGAAGAAGAAGCATTGCATCTTATAGCTTCCAAAGCTGATGGAGCACTCAGAGACGCTCTTTCTCTCTTTGACCTCATCGCCACTTTTTCTTTGGATAATTCTATTACCTACAAAAACACAGTTAAAAACCTGCACATCATTGATTATGAATATTATTTCAAAATAACAGACTTTTATAATAATCAAAATATAACTGATATACTACTTCTCTACGATGAAGTCTTACAATACGGTTTTGAAGGACAAAACTTTATTTTAGGACTTATGCAGCATTTTAGGAATCTGTTTATTTGTAAGCATCCCGAAACTATTTCTTTACTCAACACATCGGAAACAGTAAAACTCCAATACAAAACACAGGCACAAGCAACTACCTCCGCTTTTTTATTTTCCGCAATGGATATTCTATCCCAAGCAGATATATATTATAAGACGAGTAAAAACCAAAGACTTCACGTAGAGCTGGCACTCATCAAAATATATAAAATACTTACTGAACCCAATGAAAAAGAAACCTCTAATGAAGAAGAGGGATTAAAAAAAAAACGAGTTTAA
- the ribH gene encoding 6,7-dimethyl-8-ribityllumazine synthase yields MNSFENKIKKITLSPQFFDSFQKIGIITAEWNKDITESLYNASLQTLQKNGIPEERILSLWVPGAYELPVAAQKIALSHDISAIICIGCVIRGDTPHFDYICQAVTYGITKVMLQYNKPIIFGVLTTNTKKQAEERTIGIYGNKGTEFAISALKMIDAFINIGKK; encoded by the coding sequence ATGAACTCTTTTGAAAATAAAATAAAAAAAATCACACTCTCACCTCAATTCTTTGATTCTTTTCAAAAAATAGGAATCATCACTGCGGAATGGAATAAAGATATAACAGAATCCTTATACAATGCGTCTTTACAAACTCTCCAAAAAAATGGTATTCCCGAAGAACGTATACTGTCTTTATGGGTTCCAGGAGCTTATGAGCTCCCAGTGGCAGCTCAAAAAATTGCTCTATCCCATGATATATCTGCCATTATTTGCATAGGATGTGTGATACGGGGCGATACCCCCCATTTTGACTATATCTGCCAAGCAGTTACTTACGGAATAACAAAAGTAATGCTCCAATACAATAAACCTATCATATTTGGAGTACTCACTACCAATACTAAAAAACAAGCAGAGGAAAGAACCATAGGAATATACGGAAATAAAGGAACAGAATTCGCTATATCCGCCCTCAAAATGATAGATGCTTTTATTAATATTGGGAAAAAATAG
- the lpxK gene encoding tetraacyldisaccharide 4'-kinase → MSTKIIIKRIFLAPFYTIFVTASGIKNFLYNKKIIPSITFPIPIICVGNLTMGGSGKTPLIEYLIHFLYSKNIYPCILSRGYGRKTSGFRIASHEDSSTTIGDEPFLIFQKYFSKICLYVSENRVLGIKKILTIHKSPVVLMDDGYQHRSLNPHFKILLTTFEKPFFKDYIFPLGMLRESRHNAQRTNIVIITKCPPVISTSQKIYFTKNIEKYTKKDTPIFFSTLLYNSPIPFGKEKNSTNDIILITGIANTTPLIQKLQEEKKNIIQHFSFPDHHLYTEKNLQDIFSFWKKNKNTNLFTTEKDFVKLNSPLFQEQITQMPIFYIPIHIKIIENETEFQKQILTACNKSNPFS, encoded by the coding sequence ATGTCAACAAAAATTATTATTAAAAGAATATTCTTAGCTCCTTTTTATACCATATTTGTGACAGCAAGTGGTATAAAAAACTTTTTATACAATAAAAAAATAATCCCATCTATCACCTTTCCAATACCCATCATTTGTGTAGGAAATCTCACAATGGGCGGAAGTGGAAAGACCCCCCTTATAGAATATCTCATACATTTTTTATACAGTAAAAACATATATCCATGTATTTTAAGCAGAGGGTACGGCAGGAAAACAAGCGGGTTTAGAATCGCATCTCATGAGGACTCCAGCACTACCATAGGGGACGAACCATTTCTTATTTTTCAAAAATACTTTTCTAAAATATGTCTGTATGTATCTGAAAATAGAGTTTTAGGAATAAAAAAAATACTCACAATACACAAGTCCCCAGTAGTTCTCATGGATGATGGCTATCAGCACCGCTCTCTCAACCCCCATTTTAAAATACTACTCACCACTTTTGAAAAACCTTTTTTTAAAGATTATATTTTTCCATTAGGTATGCTACGTGAAAGCAGACATAATGCTCAAAGAACTAATATAGTCATCATAACTAAATGCCCTCCTGTTATTTCAACTTCTCAAAAAATATATTTTACCAAAAACATAGAAAAATACACCAAAAAAGACACACCTATTTTTTTTAGCACTCTTCTCTATAATAGTCCTATCCCCTTCGGAAAAGAAAAGAACTCTACCAATGACATAATTTTAATAACAGGAATAGCAAACACCACCCCTCTCATACAAAAATTACAAGAAGAAAAAAAAAATATTATACAACATTTCTCCTTTCCCGACCACCATCTCTATACAGAAAAAAACCTACAAGACATCTTTTCTTTTTGGAAAAAAAATAAAAACACAAACCTATTCACCACCGAAAAAGATTTTGTAAAACTCAACTCTCCCTTATTTCAAGAACAAATTACGCAAATGCCCATCTTTTATATTCCCATACACATAAAAATAATAGAAAACGAAACCGAATTTCAAAAACAAATACTCACCGCTTGCAATAAGAGCAACCCTTTCTCATAA